From Cryptococcus neoformans var. grubii H99 chromosome 6, complete sequence:
TATTTACCAACTATTGCGGACAACGAATGGCTCTAATCAAGCAAAAGGATCCGGCCAGTATTCAAGAGCAGAACAAGAGTGGCCACAACATATAGGTGGATAGCTACAAAACATTGGCAACTTAAATAGTCATCAACACATCCACACTCAAAAGTACAATGGTATTAGGCCTCTTGACAGCCATTGCCGCCTGCCCAGCCATCATTGGTACGACAGAGGCAATCCAGCAAGGACAAAAGGCCAATGCTCGCGAGCAACATCGAGGCCGAAAGACCAACCTCACAATAAAGTTACCTGGCGCACACAGCTACAAAGCGAAATTTGAGGGCTGTATGGTCGTTTTACAGGATAAGAAGGTATGTCACATTCCTCTCCAAGCTCTAAAGATAAAGCTGGCAGGACTGACATAATTATCAAACAGCTCTATGTTGAGCACGCTGGGTGTGAATCTCTCGCCTACGCGCATCCTTTTCAAGGATATTATCTCCCACATCCACAAAACCAATCACGTTGGAAAGGGGCAGgttggaaaggggaaggaatggTCACCACCATCAACGAAGATAACATGCTCAATTGGGTTTATGTCGATGCCGATACTTACGAGCTCAAACACGGTATCCGTGTCGAAGCGCAAGACCATCTCACGGGACCATGGGACTGTACACAGATTGATCGGCGGGTGACGtttgaaggatgggaagggttCGTACTGGTgcaagaggatgaggagaaggatctTTGGGCGCTTTATTTTGataaggatgatgatggtctAGCTGGGGAGGGGAAAGTGGGAGATGTAGAGGCAAATggggggaagagaaagagaatgTTAGAAGTGCAATTGGTAAGGActgagatggagaagacaAGGTACGATGCGTtgatggagaggagagaaagaataCAAGCGTTACAAgccaagatgaaggaacaGGAGGAATGATCTGGAAGTGTGAGTGCAAAGTACGTCGTTGAGAGTGTTGTTGATGCTGAGGATTCACCGTTAGTGACCTTATGTACTGTATATATTTTCGCAGGTGAGGAAATGGTACCGTGTGGGTAACGGGAAACCATGGACGGACAATTAATTTACGACCCCATTGAAATGACTAGCTGCAACATTTGTAGCTTAGATGTAGCATGTAGCATGTACACAGAAGAAAACCAGCATACGGCCAGTTTGTCCAACTTAGGCCGAGGAGACCATGTAGAATATATGATGACATTTGACTTGCTCAAACAAGACGCCAAATGCATACAGAAACTCCTTGCTTTTACCTCATATCAACAAGCATCTACGCTCTATCATGCTGacccattccttcttctaGGGGATCCTCTTACGCCCATATATTAGCAAATGGAtccctctcatccttttccttcttgggcTGCGCTTGGCTCATCCCAAAGAATCCGCCGCCCATACCCACACCCGCACCAGATGTGCCCGCCCATGGatcagaagaggaagccaAAGAAGTGCTGGCCTGTGTCCATGGATTGGAAGCAACATTATTCACGctttgttgctgttgtggCTGAGCGTACACCTGAGTGGATTGGGTCTTCTGCGTAGTTTGGGCGTGCTGAGGAGCGCCCCAGGCGTTCTGGTCCATTTGCAGTCCACTCCATTCATTACCCACTGGTATGCCCAACTGAGTCCGGTTCTGCTGGAGCGAAGGCGCCGCAGAGGAGGTGATACCACCTTGCCAAGACGCGTAGGGGCTTGTAGCTTGGGCGTCACCTTGTGTAGCGTTGAAGAAACCACCTGCCAAATTGGGTTGTTGAGATTGGATggcagaaggggaaggaggggagaagagggacatGATGTCCGCTTTAGCTGATTGGGATTTGTTGGAGGTAGGTGCAGAGGCGGGAGGAGAGTCGGAAGGGGGCAGTACTGAAGGAGTACGGAAGTCGAGGTCAAAGATATTggaaacagaagaagaagcgggTTGAGGGGGTGCAGGTGCAGTAGCGATTGGTGCAGGTGTAGGAGATGGATCATCAGCAAAGAGATCAATGACAGGTGTTTGAACAGCAGATGCAGGCTTGGAAGGAGTGGCTTTGCTGGAAGCTATGCTCCTTGAGAGCAAAGGATGGGTCTTAGGTAAATGGGTGGGGACTGAGGGCGCAGcaggggaagaagtggaggaaggagtaGGGGCAGGGAATTCTGTTTGgtgggatggggaagagacGACACCCCCAACGCTTTCATTCTCGAGAACACTGGGATCGCGTGGAGGAGATCCGTCCATTGCCCAACGGTGAGTCTCGTATTTTGACCGAATGAAGGACTCGATTTTGCTAGAAAGATTAAATCAAAGTGAGCTGGACTATTTGGACAGAGAACTGCTTCTCAATACGCACTGGTCAGGAGGTATATGCCCCGCTTTGAGATGCCTCTCCCAATACATGTTGGCACGTTTATTTCCCCATTTTTGGATTGACTATGTCCCATCACGCTTATTAGAGCCTGTTCAAGATATACTTCGGAAAGATACTCACCTCCATCTGCTCGGGCGTCCATATGTCGAGATCGATAGACTTTACTTTACTAATATGCGTCCCCATTGAACGGTGAATCCCGGAACACCGGATACAGAGGAAGACGCCCAAATTCCATGATGCCCATCGTGTATCTGTAGATGGTGTTAGAAACGCTGTCCGTAATGCAtccgtctctcttccttaATGGACTTGCGTACCATTCCGCTTGCAGTCAGCACAGTTCTTATTGCTGGGCTGCTTCACGAGCTCACGGAGGATCTTCGCGTGGCGCTCCGTGGTGGATTTGTCTACGAGACTCTGTCAGTGTCTAGTCAAAACATACCATCTAATTGCTCACCCTGTCTCATAGACATTGTTTCGCTTTTGCGTATCAAATATGGAGATCAGTTGGTGCATGGATATATCTCTATACGTTATGGTCGTGCTTCTCACCACCTTAAGCTGAACACGCCTATTTATTTATTCCTAAAACTTCCTAGGCGCGCCTTATTTCAGGTCGGCAGAATCCGAAGttatttcctttttttgttttttgttGCTCCAATTTAAATATCTTCCGTTCGTGTCCGTCCAACGACATTCATCCTTATACATCACGCGTAAAAATGCCGGAAATACCGAATTCGGACAGTACTCTCGGTAGGTCCCCCAAAAACTAAACCGTTCATAGCTAACGTCGGCTCTAGATGGCTTCGCTCAAGCCTTTGTGATGATCGTCGTCTCCGAAATTGGAGACAAGACTTTCCTTATCGCCGCCATTATGGCGACCAGGCACCCCCGAATGACCGTGTTCGCTGGAGCTTTTGCAAGCTTGGTGGTAATGAGTATATTAAGTGCCGCTTTGGGACGTGTAATCTTAGGCTTAATACCTAAAGTACGTCAACAAAAGGATTTGTTGAACGTAAATCCGATGGGAAGGAGCTAAAATCATGCTCTATAGCTTTGGACTCTCTGGGCTGCATCCGTCCTCTTTTTTGTATTCGGCGCGAAAATGCTGCAAGAAGCGTTCAGTATGGCATCTGGCTCATCCCACATCCAAGATGAAATGCGCGAggtcgaagaagaactggaagaagactCTGCCGTCCACGATTCTCACAATGCGCGAGGGACCACTATCCTGTTGGAATCTGTCGAAGCTGGTGCTGGTACTCGAAGTCCTCGCCTATCCACTTCAAGACTGGACCGTAGTGCTTCCCCCCGCCCTAGCAGATCAGGACCTTCAATCCACTTCCCGTTATCAGGAGGTAACAATGTCGGACCTTTGGAGAAGGGCAAGCATTGGACTATGgtgttgaaggagaagatta
This genomic window contains:
- a CDS encoding stromal membrane-associated protein, which codes for MSMRQDKSTTERHAKILRELVKQPSNKNCADCKRNDTRWASWNLGVFLCIRCSGIHRSMGTHISKVKSIDLDIWTPEQMESIQKWGNKRANMYWERHLKAGHIPPDHKIESFIRSKYETHRWAMDGSPPRDPSVLENESVGGVVSSPSHQTEFPAPTPSSTSSPAAPSVPTHLPKTHPLLSRSIASSKATPSKPASAVQTPVIDLFADDPSPTPAPIATAPAPPQPASSSVSNIFDLDFRTPSVLPPSDSPPASAPTSNKSQSAKADIMSLFSPPSPSAIQSQQPNLAGGFFNATQGDAQATSPYASWQGGITSSAAPSLQQNRTQLGIPVGNEWSGLQMDQNAWGAPQHAQTTQKTQSTQVYAQPQQQQSVNNVASNPWTQASTSLASSSDPWAGTSGAGVGMGGGFFGMSQAQPKKEKDERDPFANIWA
- a CDS encoding vacuolar protein yields the protein MPEIPNSDSTLDGFAQAFVMIVVSEIGDKTFLIAAIMATRHPRMTVFAGAFASLVVMSILSAALGRVILGLIPKLWTLWAASVLFFVFGAKMLQEAFSMASGSSHIQDEMREVEEELEEDSAVHDSHNARGTTILLESVEAGAGTRSPRLSTSRLDRSASPRPSRSGPSIHFPLSGGNNVGPLEKGKHWTMVLKEKIRTTLQMTTNPVFAQAFVLTFLGEWGDRSQITTIAMAGAHSVAVIAFGTIVGHGICTCGAVLGGRYLSTKISVKHISLLGAAAFIIFAFLYAIEAYYYNDDLEVNW